Sequence from the Tripterygium wilfordii isolate XIE 37 chromosome 10, ASM1340144v1, whole genome shotgun sequence genome:
GAACACTTTGATATGACGCTTGCTCCATCACTGTGCCTAATTGCGAAACTGAGATGGCATTAGCTGCAACAGAAACCCCTAAAACCAAACCCACATACTATGCACACAAGAGATGACTAAACCAATAACAAATCCAAGCTAGAAAAATTGTAGAGAACTAAATTAATGCGGTAAAGAACAtaagatttacgtggttcggcaaaaGCCTACGTCCATGGGAAGCATAGACTGATTTCACCATGTTGGAGAAGATTACAAGCTCACCAATTACAAGGAGAACAAGGCCACTCTGAATGCTGTCTTGTTCTCTaagctctctctctattttgtcCATTTTCGGTGCCTACCAAGTTACAATGCTCAATTACTAAAACCCTACAAGATAGAACCTATTTATAAGATTCGATTATTACCCATAAAAACAACTCCACCATCCATTTTTCAAATGTGAAGAATCAATCCCTGTGATGACACATATGATAGGTGCTCAAAATTCAAGACCCAGTCATCAATGTGGCTAACTCATGCTGAACCAACAAATGCATAAGAATTTTCATCACTGCCATATGCAACATTGGCCTTGGAATCCTTCTTATTCTTATCCTTCAAATCCGGACAATCCTTCTTCCAATGCCCAATCTCTCTGCAATAGGCACATTCATCTTTTGTAGGTCTCTCTTTCCTTGACTTGGATCGAGACTTACCACGCTTCCCAATTTTTGGCATTCGTATAATTGTCAATGCTTCCATGGAAGAGCCACTATGAACTTCCTTGTTTTTCTTCCTGTACTCGTTATTCAATACATTgcaaatttcttcaaatttaatctCCTTCTCCCCATACAGAAGAGTAGTGACTAAATGATCATATGAGTCAGGCAACGAATTCAAGAGTAACATAACCTTATCTTCATTCTGAATTGTGACATCCAAGTTCTGCAAGTTAGCCAATATCTTGTTGTACTCATTCAAATGATCCGACATCGAATTACCTGGCGAATATTGGAAACAAAacaacttcttcttcaagtagAGCATATTCTCAACGCTCTTAGTCATGAAGTCGCCCTCGAGCTTCTGCCACAGGTCTTTAGCCTTCGTCTCCTACATTTTGAATTATGAtcaagacaaaaaagaaaagaaaagaaaacatacatgaaaatgTCTTCTCCCTTtcactttagcaataatcaatcttaatttatatgaattttaaaatgataaggccaccatgagtttcaactaatcaaacttaatttataatttgtgtaatgctttggttaattggtatctaaatttataatttgttatgaagatataatcaaagttttaatctaaatatgtaacttttatatatataatgtttggatatttatataatatatattaatattttttggtttttcggttataacagtaacggtaaccgtaaaaatatccgaaattttactaaaatcataaccatagaTGGGAGCGAGAGGGAGGAGATCAAGACAGGAGTATTTTGGGCCCAGCTTATCCGGCCCAATAATATTTGGGCTTTGTCAACAGTCGCTTTGAGGTGGGCCCAGCTCAGAATTGGGCTTTATTTGGTCCAACGTTTTTCTTTATATTCGTCGTTTCCCGTGGTAAAAGACGAAACTACGCAGAGAAGCCATACAGTGAGAAACGACAGGTCAGCAACAAAGACGCGTCAAGCATCCCAGCATTGACAATTGCAACATACAGACAGCCGTATTCCGAGATTTTTGTCCACTATTGCCCCTCTCACGGCTAGACTTTGGGCTCTTGGGCTCCGTACTATCTTGCCCGTTGAAAGGGCAAAATGGTCAAAATATTCTTCTACTTTGTCTTGTGATATTGAACCTGTCGTCGTCCCTGCTGCTTTCCTGCAGTCTCTGCACTCCGATCGCTTGATTCAGCTCCGGTTCTGGGTTTCTGGTGAGTACTCTTTCGTCTCTTTGATATATGTGCAGTACATCTCTTGCTTTCTGTTCTGTTTTCTGTTTGTTGGAGAGAATGACGAGGAATATTGACTTTTTCGTCTTGTTAATTTTCCCCCCTTTTTCTTATGTTAATTTCAAGTCAATTTTGGAGACGCTTGGTGTGTGACCTCAATTGACTATAGTGTTAATTTCTCGGGTTTATAGTGTTCTTTGGAAGTTTTGAGATTCAGAATATTTTGATTGCTCCTTTCCGCATCTTTTGCTTGGTAACTAGACGGAGAATTTATgcgtcagatatagctgctctGATCCGTATGCGTTCATGATATACAATCCTCAACTGCTTTTGTCgagttattttttgtgtttgtgattgataattgtgattttgtttcaattatGAGCTTACTCTAAGAATCTTTCTTAACTTTGTATTTCGTATTAAATACAAAGATTCTTCTATGTTTGAATGAAGGAGCTTAGTCTAACAATTTTGGGGTAAAATATttgaatagagagagagaaattcctGGTGTAAAATTTTCCCTTCTGAAATTGTGAACTAACTCACCTGAAATGGTAAAATCATTGATATCGCTTTCTCAGAATATCCGTTGTCATGCATAGTATTTCTAGTAGGTTTTCTGTTCTAAAATTTAGACAAGATGACTCATCATGTTTGATGTCTGAATAAGTTATTCGGGGTTATCAATCTGATCTTGTTGTTCCAACAATTCTTCTAAGTGCCACTAGAATAAGGTGATTAGGTTTTCTGAGTTGATTATTGTGATGTTGCTTGTGTATACATGCCTCGTTCTTGCGAGAAGTGCGAGGCAAAATTTTCCAACCATGAGAAAATATACTATGTTGTAATTGACACGATCAATTACTATTTTTCCCATTTGGATTAATGGAATCACTTGATACCTTAACAGTCACTTTGTTTCTTCGTTCAGTGTGCTTGTATAAATAATTTATCGTGAAAATCAGAACCATAACATGTTAATAAATGATAGTGGTTGTTAATGGCTCAAGATCCGGTTTGTGGCAGCTACTGATTCAGCAAAATTTTGTGATGGGGACATCATCTGGATCTAACATCCACCTGCCCTCAAAAATGTTGCCCCCATGCCAGCAACCGCGAGCTGGAGGGCTGCAAACATCACTGTCCCTGCTCTCTTCTGATCCTCGCTTGTCTCCTGATGGCCAGGAACCTAGATCAAACTCTGATAATATGCGTGAATCTCCTACTGAAAGTGCCAGCTCCCGCGAGACCTGGCCTACTGCTGATGCTGTTGTGGCAAAGAAGTTGGAAAATGGGAAAGCAGAGGTTGAATGTGCCGAACAGTCTGTTATTCGTCGTGTCTCTAGTGCAGATAAGATATCTCTACGAGACATAGCCAGAGAAAGAGTGGATTTAATCTCTGAAAAAATGCATCGAATACCTGATGAGTATCTAGAGGAGCTAAAGGGAGGACTTCGGGCTATCCTTGAAGGGACTGGTGGTTCTCAGCATCGAGAGGAATTTCTAATTTTGCAGAAACTCGTTCAGAATAGATCTGATTTAACAGCTAAGACATTGATTAGAGCTCACCGTGTACAGCTCGAAATCCTTGTTTCCATCAATACTGGAATTCAGGCATTTTTGCATCCAAGTATCAGTCTCTCTCAGACATCCCTTATCGAGGTCTTTGTTTTCAAGATGTGCAGAAATATAGCATGTCAAAACCAGCTTCCTGCTGATGATTGTACTTGTGAAATATGCACAAACAGAAATGGTTTTTGCAATCTTTGCATGTGTGTGATCTGCAACAAGTTCGATTTTGAAGTGAATACATGCCGTTGGGTTGGTTGTGACTTGTGTTCTCACTGGACTCACACTGATTGTGCGATCCGTgaaagacaaatttgtatggGCCCTTCTAAAAGTGGAGCCTGCCCGACTGAAATGCTTTTCCGATGCCGGGCATGCAATCGGACATCTGAATTGTTAGGTTGGGTTAAAGATGTATTTCAACATTGTGCACCAGCCTGGGACCGTGATGCTCTGATGAGGGAACTTGATTTTGTTAGTAGAATCTTCCGTGGAAGCGAAGACCCTCGAGGAAGGAAACTATTTATGAAGTGTGAGGATCTTATGGGAAAGATGAAGGGGGGACTTCCAGAGTCAGGAGCATGCAGAGCAATATTGATGTTTTTCCAAGGTACATACAATGCTTAACACTGAGAAGATAATTTTGTGTGTACTTGTGTATGTGTATGCATGAATTTGTACATTGTTGAAATTGTCTGGATGACTTGGTGAAACGAACCTCAAGAGTGCTCCAGTGTGTTCTTGCATGCACATGTTTTCTCCCAATGTTTTTTGCTATTCGTGGTGGTCTTagcatatatttttttgataaaggtGGTCTTAGCATATAAAATCTGTTTTCAAGTTCAGTTGTGTGGGGCTTAATATAATGCATTAATATGTTATTTCTGTAATAACATGCAGTCTAGTCTTATATTTCCAAATATGAGAAGAGAATTCCTCATGGGCGGAGAATTGTTTGACAAGTGAGATGTTATATGTGGCTGTACTGTTTCATTGTCCTTGTGGCTTGTCATGATGGATATTTTCTACTAATCACAAGGTTTAGATGactaattttcattttatttattttacccATTCTGTTCGTATAACTTGACAAAAATAATATGTACTAACATAGGCAAGGCTGAGAAGTATTAACTAAACCGTTGCCCATATCACTTGTCTATCGGGGTGGTTCATGATTTATCAGGATGTGTGGCAATTCACTATGTGTGGGCTTAGCTGCTAATCATTGGTAGGGTGCTCATCTGCAAACTGTCAAACAGGTGTACATTGTTTATACAAGTTCTATTACGTGATGCATACCTTACCAATTACTTTTATTTCTTGTTCTATATATAAGTCCTAGCTGCAATTCTGCCGCATTCAGAAaattaaataacttaattaatagATGTTGAAAGGCCTGCTAGTTACTTGAAACATCTTACTTATCTGAATTATTTGAACTATATCAAATTTGTTAGAGTTTCTGTTACGTTGAGATTGAAACATGATAATCCTTATTCTGATTTTGTGTACCTCCGATACGAAGAGCTCGAGGTTGACTCTCCAAAGAGTGTGGAAAATGGGGAGGGTGGACGGCTGATAGTCCCACAGGAGGCATGCAACCGAATTGCTGAAGTGGTACAAGAGGCTGTAAAGAAGATGGAGATGGTTGCTGATGAGAAGTTGAGAATGTTCAAGAAAGCCCGCATGGCGCTTGAGGCTTGTGACCGAGAGCTTGAGGACAAGGCTAGGGAAGTCGCGGAGATAAAGTTGGAGAGGCAGAAAAAGAAGCTACAGATAGAAGAGCTGGAGAAAATTGTGAGGCTTAAGCAAGCAGAGGCTGATATGTTCCAGCTGAAGGCCAATGAGGCAAAACGGGAGGCTGAGAGGCTGCAGAGGATTGCACTTGCTAAGACCGATAAATCTGAGGAAGAATACGCCAGTAGTTATTTAAAACTTCGTTTGAGTGAGGCCGAGGCTGAAAAACAGTATCTGTTTGAGAAGATTAAGCTGCAGGAAAGTTCACGGGCATCACAAAGCAGTGGTGGAGGTGACCCTTCGCAGGCCTTGATGTATTCCAAAATCCATGATTTGCTACAAGGGTACAATATCAATCCAAACGCAGAATCCCAGCCAAATGAGCGCCATCCCTTCAGAACAAATCCCTGAGCAATGCTTCATCTGGTAGTAACTATTCTTCATTGTGAGTGTTGAATGTTTATGATACTGGGATTAGTTTGAGCAATTTGGATATCTAAATGGTCCTTGCGTTGTATGTTTAcggatttgtttattttgcttaaATCAACATTTGTATTGCTTTCTATGCAAAATATTGGATGTACTAAAAAATTTTGAGCGACAAGCCTTGCATTGTTGAAGAACAGACGCGATCTTCCTCCATTTTCTATGCTTAGTATCCTCTTTGGAACACCAGAAGGAACTACTGTTCCATTTGGAAAATGTAGCAGGTGACAGAGTAAAAGTGCTGAAGGAATTGAGTGAGTGAGAATGTAATCCTGAAGGTGGTCCAGACTCGGTGCAACCTTAGATAGTTCCTCGTTGCTCGGCATCAAGAAAGTGATTTCCCTGTCGTGTAGGGAGTTGGAAGAGCCATTTAGGATCTTAAGGAGGATGACAAAACCATAATACGACCAAGGTCCTATATTGTTTGCATGTCAGTTTGGTTGATTGGAACAGGAGGTTGAGATTTTGCAATTGCAACTACTGACAGAATAATTAAAAGCCACAGACCAGCCATTGGAGTGAAGAAATCATATGCCCTTCTGCTTCTTTCTTGGGTATGAGTAGTCAGAGATGTGAATCCAACCTTTGGACATACACAGGACTCTCATAGGAATCACTTGTTTTCCCATGGTTTTAGGGCATTATGGATGGCCATATACTCCTTATTTCCTATGATATTTTATCTCTCAGGAGATTTgtcacaaaaaaggaaaaacgtTTTCGCCCACCATTCGTATATGCAAACCATTCAGATGTCTCATTATTGGTTAGCTTGACAATTGAAAAGGGTCAAAATTTCTATCAACAATTAAAggaaagaaaccaaaacaagaaACCAACAAAAAGGGAAACAATTAAGGTGAATTTGAGACAAAAGGAAGGGTATTGGATAAAACCATTTAGCTGTTTTAGAACATGCAATCAACTTTACAACAAAAAAAGTAATTTATCATTACCAAAACAATAATTGCAGTCTCAAGCTGGAAGACGCAAACTCTCAAATTTCAAGTTTCCAAACACTAATTATTTGCTTCAGATGGAAAGCTACAGACTCTAAAGGCTTGCCATTTTATCTCCAGCCAATTCTTAAGGAACAGTTGCCTTTTATGGCTTATCATAACACATTTCActttaatgtaaaaaaaaaaaaccataaagtTTAAAAAGCAACATATATTCCTTCATCAACAAAATGTCATGTTAGTGATATCAAAAAGGAGTCAAagagaggtggttcggttgacaatcgactaggttagacatatgtgtgtagAGAAACAGATTTCTTagcggtatttcaaaaaaaaattgatatcaaAAAGGAGTCAAGGGATCATGGTTTGGGGAGAGTGAAGAGAATCTTCAACTCTCATCTTAACACCAAGTCACATGCTCCAGCTCCAAAATTTTTATCCAGTTTAAATTTTGGTTTAGGTCCAAAACACTGAAATTTTATCTAACTTATTTGTCCAGACTCTAATTCAGATTGGATCATTATTCAATTTATATTCGGATTTAAACTAATtcttgatcaattaagtacattcgaaatctaatccaaattaagatttagatatataaatatttaataaatatgtgATATTGATAGATCCGAAGCCGACACACAACCATTTTTTTCCACCCCTACCCCCAACCGGCCAACCCCTGCAGCTACAAAGCCTACACAACCAAATAGAAGCTGGTGGGGGTCCCCCATCTCATCTGTTTTGATGACTTGTCGTCGGCCGGTGGATTCGCGCCTTTGTGTGTTAAAGAAACAGACAGCAAACGTGACTGTCATTATCCAGCCTGTCAATGTGGTCCCGACCTACCCTTTGGTCTTTCACGACTCTCCAGAATCTTTACAAAATCGGATCACCCGATTCTGAATCTTTGCGGGGCACGAATGAATGCTTTAGGAAGTAATGGCTTTGAAGATTATGAAAGAAACTAGCAAGATGTGATGTGTGTATTCAATTTTCATACCAACCCTAAAGAAATTATGATACCGTACGTTTGTTTTGGATAAAAAAGCCATTATAAAGCATTGTTAATGCtgattagttttcttttttttcccaaaaagtTGATAGAGTTGGGGAAGGAGCGTGGGTCGGAAAGGtcgttccttttttttctttttttgggttttttataAGATCGATCGGTTCGATTATCGGTCGGTTTGATTATtcgggtaattttgaaatagCCATAAGAAGGCTGGTGAGCTGGGGGCTACAATTATTTTAGTTAGAATCGGTTATAAATTCTtctaaaatcatgttaaatcgtGTTTTTATTTTAGTAAATGATGTTATAATTTAAGGTTAGGTCTTTTTttaaatctattatattataatattatgagCATCCAAAATATTCCATCACATTTTAAACCATGATTAAACATAGTTTTCAGGATAATTATAGCCAATTATAACTAAAAGAATTGTAATCCCATCTTGTAAGAggccaataaaaataaataaataaataaatactctTGGAAATAAGGAACTTTTCAAGATCTTCCATAATTTGGTATAAAGAAAATTAGGTCAAATTTATTTTCAACTTTTTCATTATTTGAGAGAGAAATCGTCCTTGGGGGAGGTATTAGGCATATAGGAAAAGGAAATAATTGTGgtggtgttggtggtggtgggacTAATAAAGTTATCCATATAGAGAGGAATGGGTGAATATTTCTCCAAGTGATTCGTACatgcattttcatttttcaatataaGAGCTTGTCATGCATTCACAAATTATCATAATTTGTGGTCCATATTCTGCCTCACAAACCGACTTACAAGGGGAAGAAAATACACATCATACATACAAGTCCAAACTTGTCAACCTAAGTGATGTGGgataacactcccccgcacctGTGAGGTGGAAGTGACATTCAACAGCTCAACACGTGGAGGATAATGCTCGCCATCTAGATCTTGAGCCCGCTTCGATACCATGTCATAATTTGTGAGCCCCATATTCTCCCTTACAAGCCGGTTTACAAGTAGAAGGAAACAAATATCATATATGCAAGTTCAAACTTGTCAACCCAAGCGATGTGGAATAACATAAATATCTCTTGAATATTGCGATGGCTCATTTTTATCTAATGATAGTTAGGGTTGTGTGAAGAACTTACATTTTTTACAAATAACCCAAATTGCCATTATGTTTTTGATCTGAATTGACATTTAATGGCATTAATTTTTCTTGCATTACATTGCATTGAAAATAGATgatgtatgggccaaaaatcaTCTATATCAGAATCCTACATCACAAGGCTCACGAGCGTCCCAATCGACAATACTAGACCCACGAGACTCTTAGTTGATCAGTCCCATGACCCAAAATTTGGTCAACAAAT
This genomic interval carries:
- the LOC120007539 gene encoding OBERON-like protein isoform X1 yields the protein MLLIQQNFVMGTSSGSNIHLPSKMLPPCQQPRAGGLQTSLSLLSSDPRLSPDGQEPRSNSDNMRESPTESASSRETWPTADAVVAKKLENGKAEVECAEQSVIRRVSSADKISLRDIARERVDLISEKMHRIPDEYLEELKGGLRAILEGTGGSQHREEFLILQKLVQNRSDLTAKTLIRAHRVQLEILVSINTGIQAFLHPSISLSQTSLIEVFVFKMCRNIACQNQLPADDCTCEICTNRNGFCNLCMCVICNKFDFEVNTCRWVGCDLCSHWTHTDCAIRERQICMGPSKSGACPTEMLFRCRACNRTSELLGWVKDVFQHCAPAWDRDALMRELDFVSRIFRGSEDPRGRKLFMKCEDLMGKMKGGLPESGACRAILMFFQELEVDSPKSVENGEGGRLIVPQEACNRIAEVVQEAVKKMEMVADEKLRMFKKARMALEACDRELEDKAREVAEIKLERQKKKLQIEELEKIVRLKQAEADMFQLKANEAKREAERLQRIALAKTDKSEEEYASSYLKLRLSEAEAEKQYLFEKIKLQESSRASQSSGGGDPSQALMYSKIHDLLQGYNINPNAESQPNERHPFRTNP
- the LOC120007539 gene encoding OBERON-like protein isoform X2; its protein translation is MGTSSGSNIHLPSKMLPPCQQPRAGGLQTSLSLLSSDPRLSPDGQEPRSNSDNMRESPTESASSRETWPTADAVVAKKLENGKAEVECAEQSVIRRVSSADKISLRDIARERVDLISEKMHRIPDEYLEELKGGLRAILEGTGGSQHREEFLILQKLVQNRSDLTAKTLIRAHRVQLEILVSINTGIQAFLHPSISLSQTSLIEVFVFKMCRNIACQNQLPADDCTCEICTNRNGFCNLCMCVICNKFDFEVNTCRWVGCDLCSHWTHTDCAIRERQICMGPSKSGACPTEMLFRCRACNRTSELLGWVKDVFQHCAPAWDRDALMRELDFVSRIFRGSEDPRGRKLFMKCEDLMGKMKGGLPESGACRAILMFFQELEVDSPKSVENGEGGRLIVPQEACNRIAEVVQEAVKKMEMVADEKLRMFKKARMALEACDRELEDKAREVAEIKLERQKKKLQIEELEKIVRLKQAEADMFQLKANEAKREAERLQRIALAKTDKSEEEYASSYLKLRLSEAEAEKQYLFEKIKLQESSRASQSSGGGDPSQALMYSKIHDLLQGYNINPNAESQPNERHPFRTNP
- the LOC120007539 gene encoding OBERON-like protein isoform X3, whose amino-acid sequence is MRESPTESASSRETWPTADAVVAKKLENGKAEVECAEQSVIRRVSSADKISLRDIARERVDLISEKMHRIPDEYLEELKGGLRAILEGTGGSQHREEFLILQKLVQNRSDLTAKTLIRAHRVQLEILVSINTGIQAFLHPSISLSQTSLIEVFVFKMCRNIACQNQLPADDCTCEICTNRNGFCNLCMCVICNKFDFEVNTCRWVGCDLCSHWTHTDCAIRERQICMGPSKSGACPTEMLFRCRACNRTSELLGWVKDVFQHCAPAWDRDALMRELDFVSRIFRGSEDPRGRKLFMKCEDLMGKMKGGLPESGACRAILMFFQELEVDSPKSVENGEGGRLIVPQEACNRIAEVVQEAVKKMEMVADEKLRMFKKARMALEACDRELEDKAREVAEIKLERQKKKLQIEELEKIVRLKQAEADMFQLKANEAKREAERLQRIALAKTDKSEEEYASSYLKLRLSEAEAEKQYLFEKIKLQESSRASQSSGGGDPSQALMYSKIHDLLQGYNINPNAESQPNERHPFRTNP